The region AACATCATAACTATGGCGGAACCCTAGTACCAGTGGCGGCGTACAAAGTACACGAGCAGTTTGAATCCGAGTATCTGCATTTTGACATTGCTGTCCTGCGTCTTTCCACGCCCCTCACATTGGGCCTCTCCGTCAGAGCCATCAATCTGGCCAAGGAGAGTCCCACTGCAGGCGAAGTAGCCACCGTCACCGGCTGGGGTTACACGAGTCCGGATGGAGCGCTAGCCGACGACCTACAAACCGTCCAGCTGCAGATCATCGAACGCGGAGAATGCGCCTCGGACAAGTACGGATATGGCTGGGACTTTGTGGGCGAGGAAACCATCTGCGCATCCAATGCGGTTGGAGATTCCTGCACAGGTGACGCCGGAGGACCAATGGTAGCCAACAAAGTTCTGGTTGGCATCGTTTCTTGGGGCTATACGTGTGCGGATGAAAACTACCCGAGCGTCTATGCGGATGTGGCCAAACTTCGAACTTGGATAGTTAAAGCTGCCAATGCtatttaacaaaattgtacaaattgtgctaaaaaaaataaaacaagtcGCCCCCCAGGTGGAATCGAACCACTTCGACGCTAATCGACTACGGATTTGAAGTCCGCACCCCGGACCACCGAAGCTCAGTGGGGCAATTTCATTGTTCATATTTCCCCATTTAAATAAAGAGTGTGCTGAAAAAGCACTTGAGAATTATTAGAATTGTCTAAAGCAGATTTTTTTAAGTCTTGTTTAAACAATGGAGATAAATTAAGATAAATCTCAGGAGGGCTGATAGTGTTTTaggtaaaaaatatttaaggaaGTACGAAACAGGAtcatgtttctttttttttcagtagttcaaaaatcaaagacttaaaatctacaaaaaaaggacaatatattttattaaaaatatgaaaaaaagaTGCAAAGAAATTCATTTGGAATGCAATAGCAAAGatactttaaatatatattacttATAGAGGCAACTTCAATACCATTTCGTACATGGAGAATTTCAACAAAGATCATGGTTTAAAGGAATATTGGGCTCCAGATCACTTGCGTGGCTGCTGGATGTGGATCTGTGGCTTCTGCTGTACGGCTACCGGGGGCTTGGCAGAATGGGCCACCTGGACTGAGGCGGGCGTAAAGCCAGTGTTGTCCTTAACGGGAGCACCGCTCACCGAAGCCGAGTTTACGCTAATGGGTTGCTGTAGGATATAATTtaggcatttattttttagtttttgctatatataataataaaacttaCAGTAAGTCCAGTGCAATCTTCGGCATCCTTGGGCGCACGTTCGGTAGTTGGTGCTTTGTGCTGCACAATTCTCATGCCACCGGCttttactaaaaaattaaattcaaaacaaatatttaagtcACAGTGCAGAGTATGTATGACGTCAgcagaaagaaaaatatttttggacgCAATTGTTGTGTTTGTGTGCAGCCGCGCGAGTGTGTGAGTTTGTTTACTTATCAGCTTTGGCCGAAACAGGTTAAAATACTGATAAGGCAGTAGATATTGGGGCTATTGATACGAATCGGTATATGGTTAATTGCCAGCCAGGCATTCTATCATCCGGCTTATTGaattattaagaaaaacaaaaacattcctTTTCAAACGCACACACCCACGTCCGCCGCACACCAATGCAATTGCACTTACGTGCAGGTGGGTGTCCGGCCACCAGATTTGGTTGCTCATCAGCCATTTTATCTGGAATAGTaagctaaaataaaattagccattatttaaaagaaaatataaattataaataaactaaaattataCCTTTTGTTTAGAAGTAAATAAATGCACCGCAGTGTTTTGCTTTTGCGTTCTAATTGTGACACGTAGAGCTGCAAGAGATGGACCTATCGAAAAATcgatttttgtgtgttttatcGAATATTCAATGAAATCAAAGGGGGACCACATTCAAAAccaagaaatatttaatagttttgaaattaatATAAACTTTTGTATAAAATACTACTTATTACTAGCTTAAGTTTAATCGTGGTAAATAATATTAACTAATGAGCCTTTAACTATCAATCAGCTTGCGAAATGTTTTGTGCTGCACTAATCAGAGTGTCGTGGATGTCCTTTGCCGACTGGACGTGAACCCGTACAGTATTAAGATACGTGGGATACGGGATGGGACCGGCGTTCTCCGGCATGAAGCTCTCCATTCGCATCGGCGTCACCGGTCCTGGGAGATAGTGATTTGAAGAGTTCTGCTGCTGGAGGCATTGCATTGCAGTCTTAAGATGTATCTCGATCTGGTCACAGTAAGCATAGAAATCCTCCAGATGCTTGTCGAAGCGGGGCACATGGTGCGCTCCAGTATCGCGTTTGAGATTATCCGCCAGGTTGTTTTGCTGAAGCGCAAATGCGCTCGATCGGATGGTCAGGAACATTGATTCTCGGAGTGGCGTTAGCAGATTCTTCACTTTCGAAATGTTGTCCAGTTTCTCggcctgctgttgctgctgctgttgttgctgctgatgctgcacAGGCACAGGAACGGGTGGTCCCGAAGGCGAAGATTGCATCACCTGCATCATTTGCGGCCCGGACATGGGCATCATAGGGTTGGGGTTCATCTTCcactaaaattttattattttcctcgAGCAATAAATTTCTTCGACAGTGTTTCGTGCGACTGTACAATCGATAACCGATTACCAGAAGGCGTTAGGGCCTTTTTCACACTACGTCTGGCAGCGCTGTCATTCGGACACAATTTTCGAGACATCTGGCAATCGATAGCCAGCAATCTGGACAATCAGAACAGCTGTGGCGCTTTAAACACATTTTTCTATTAGAATTAACAGGCGCAAGGCGCGTTTCTAAAGCTAAAGTAATTATACGGCCGTCATGACTAGGTAAGTCGGAACGCTAAGCGGGCTTTGCGGGAACACCGAGAGCAGGAGCTGCTCAAAAATTATAACCTAAAATCGCCGCCTCGCTTGGTCTGAAAAGTGTCCTGCATTTTATTTACGCTTACCCTTCCCACCTGCAGGAACAGCATCGAACTGGGCGACGTGACGCCACACAACATCAAGCAGTTGAAAAAGCTAAACACAGTTGTGTTCCCGGTATCCTACAACGACAAGTTCTATGTAGACGTTCTAGAAGCCGGCGAGCTCGCGAAGCTGGCCTTCTACAATGACATTGTGGTGGGCGCCGTCTGCTGCCGCATTGACACTACCGAGAACCAGCGGCGGCTCTATATCATGACACTAGGCTGTCTGTCC is a window of Drosophila bipectinata strain 14024-0381.07 chromosome 2R, DbipHiC1v2, whole genome shotgun sequence DNA encoding:
- the LOC108131667 gene encoding death-associated protein 1 gives rise to the protein MADEQPNLVAGHPPALKAGGMRIVQHKAPTTERAPKDAEDCTGLTQPISVNSASVSGAPVKDNTGFTPASVQVAHSAKPPVAVQQKPQIHIQQPRK
- the ix gene encoding mediator of RNA polymerase II transcription subunit 29; its protein translation is MNPNPMMPMSGPQMMQVMQSSPSGPPVPVPVQHQQQQQQQQQQAEKLDNISKVKNLLTPLRESMFLTIRSSAFALQQNNLADNLKRDTGAHHVPRFDKHLEDFYAYCDQIEIHLKTAMQCLQQQNSSNHYLPGPVTPMRMESFMPENAGPIPYPTYLNTVRVHVQSAKDIHDTLISAAQNISQAD
- the iotaTry gene encoding trypsin iota yields the protein MTSLHLDFDMFAILLVCFLLGGAAGSAIEGRVVGGNDQLIRNAPWQVSIQISARHECGGVIYSKEIVITAGHCVNGKSVTLMKVRVGAEHHNYGGTLVPVAAYKVHEQFESEYLHFDIAVLRLSTPLTLGLSVRAINLAKESPTAGEVATVTGWGYTSPDGALADDLQTVQLQIIERGECASDKYGYGWDFVGEETICASNAVGDSCTGDAGGPMVANKVLVGIVSWGYTCADENYPSVYADVAKLRTWIVKAANAI